One Plasmodium vivax chromosome 13, whole genome shotgun sequence genomic region harbors:
- a CDS encoding hypothetical protein, conserved (encoded by transcript PVX_084330A): MLKGNSNHDDVSDDDFVSEKQIFQGPNKTILTLESIHVVKGIDKHVKKRIEEGKVYLSDISPVKNAEIEEAFLKSLRDNALKNNIISKKKYYSGKSTKDLNIKIEENYKCFSLDHAQAQGGGPTDPGDPGWHSGGNKLSSPNDSEGVGSGEVGRRSKKGKPRRKHRVPQKDKDNGEEEKKKHDEDDVDDVVDVNDVDDVDGDDEKGDDHNGGEAPNDEADNDAPNQAEEAGQPYYNRINSFVRKSLKPSLLEKFSFNDFPELLERETIDYIKKKERKLQKKRLNANLEALRLQYIPINNDKFRNIPREIKENILALFACIIIKHIDSFDDIQVQNHLEELSRNFLKQMSDLLIIDPLAYKCIMKPLEQRELIRDITGDKKIYQLYEKPFIDNLLVQIQDLQAGIDLKFKKVVEELNNEMDFWQNDHITDEHNNDLLSDVERDMRYGVDRCYSNSSNLLEDDEDDNGDSRSDARNLSSARGSFIQREIDESYSGEAIHDYFSMGDNKAARGCNKNGRGDHPAVRTTCAPPPVVPCGKGEQTSVDTQSGKKRNKANPPQNEKRAPPECHGGGARVMQERGGSVCDEKGGSAPPGGDVDGQGGADGNVMTSSNGMTSGRALGEGKEPTQGESTNEDASKTAHEAPHQNEQEVNLGDGPPKQPGGSNRADMKQCKGGKTPGESEKKDVEESLQSKVEQSGEVEPTKPECTKVAPDQREANQTGKPNTKGGRNTPAEETTPDGKDRQSVGASIQARIKTSITRSETFEGESDYEESDIDKHLNHGVPTRGPEVKSVLLRDLITTYIMTGNNNARIQLYFQMFARCLKINELLILRIEENLAADLISALQASTNETSKRKNIRRIKIAAAALGGGALIAFTAGLAAPGIIAGLTALGAGGSSLTAFLASASGLAFIVSLFGAGGAGLTGYKYSRRIANIRTFEFIMLNGSLSKSLSVCVCVSGEIQTDEDITNPWIDVFPNCYCDLYALKWENHLLKTLGSLIETMLSQEFAITASRIWLQYTIASTLSAALTWPLALIKYASSLDNVYLLIRERAQQAGRILADALSDKNTVGQRPVILIGYSVGARVIFYCLKYLHAKKLYNIVSNAIFIGLPATTSTRVWEKIRMVVTNRVINVYSKNDWLLGFLYRYMEWKLSVAGLIAVNVPNVENYDASGIIHSHLDYKRKLKDIFNLINFDM, from the coding sequence ATGCTCAAGGGCAACAGCAACCACGACGATGTCAGCGATGACGACTTTGTTAGCGAAAAGCAGATTTTCCAAGGCCCGAACAAAACCATCCTGACGCTGGAATCCATCCACGTCGTAAAAGGGATCGACAAACATGTAAAGAAGAGGATAGAGGAGGGGAAAGTATACCTCAGCGATATAAGTCCTGTGAAGAATGCAGAAATTGAAGAGGCCTTTTTAAAGAGCCTACGTGACAATgccttaaaaaataacatcataagtaaaaaaaaatattatagtgGCAAGTCCACTAAAGATTTGAACATTAAAATTGAAGAGAACTACAAATGCTTCAGCTTAGACCATGCCCAGGCGCAGGGTGGGGGGCCCACCGATCCGGGCGACCCAGGTTGGCACAGTGGTGGCAACAAGTTAAGCAGCCCCAATGATAGTGAAGGGGTGGGCAGCGGAGAAGTGGGCAGGAGgtcgaaaaaggggaagccgAGACGGAAACACAGGGTGCCCCAGAAGGATAAGGACaacggggaggaggagaagaagaagcacgaCGAAGACGATGTGGACGATGTGGTCGATGTGAACGATGTGGACGATGTCGACGGTGACGACGAAAAGGGGGATGACCACAACGGGGGCGAAGCGCCCAATGACGAAGCCGATAACGATGCCCCCAACCAAGCGGAGGAGGCGGGGCAGCCCTACTACAACCGAATTAACTCCTTTGTGCGGAAGAGCCTAAAACCGAGCCTGCTGGAAAAATTCTCCTTCAACGATTTCCCAGAGTTGCTCGAAAGAGAAACGATcgattacataaaaaaaaaggagagaaagttacaaaaaaaaaggttaaacgCGAATTTGGAGGCCCTAAGGTTGCAGTACATACCGATTAATAATGACAAGTTTAGAAACATTCCAAGAGaaattaaggaaaatattttggcCCTATTCGCCTGCATCATAATCAAACATATAGACTCCTTTGACGATATACAAGTGCAAAACCATTTGGAGGAATTGTCCAGAAATTTCCTCAAACAGATGTCAGATCTACTGATCATAGACCCCCTAGCGTACAAGTGCATTATGAAGCCTCTGGAGCAGAGGGAGCTCATCAGGGACATCACAGgcgataaaaaaatataccagCTGTATGAAAAACCATTTATAGATAATTTATTGGTACAAATACAGGACCTCCAAGCAGGCATAGATTTgaagtttaaaaaagtggTGGAAGAATTGAACAACGAAATGGACTTTTGGCAAAATGACCACATTACTGATGAGCATAATAATGATCTCCTTAGTGATGTGGAGAGGGACATGCGGTACGGCGTTGACAGGTGCTACAGCAACAGTAGCAACCTTCTCGAGGATGATGAAGACGATAATGGGGACAGCAGGAGCGATGCCAGAAATTTGTCCTCCGCTCGGGGGAGCTTTATCCAAAGAGAAATTGATGAATCGTACAGCGGGGAGGCCATCCATGATTACTTTTCTATGGGAGATAATAAAGCCGCAAGAGGTTGTAACAAAAACGGGAGAGGTGACCACCCAGCGGTACGTACCActtgtgccccccccccggtaGTACCTTGTGGAAAGGGCGAGCAAACTTCCGTTGACACACAGagtgggaagaaaaggaacaaagcGAATCCCCCGCAGAATGAAAAGAGGGCCCCCCCGGAATGTCACGGGGGAGGCGCCCGAGTGATGCAGGAGAGGGGCGGCAGTGTGTGTGacgaaaaggggggcagcGCTCCTCCAGGAGGGGACGTGGATGGTCAGGGTGGGGCAGACGGCAATGTAATGACAAGCAGCAATGGGATGACCAGCGGTAGAGCACTCGGCGAGGGGAAAGAACCCACGCAGGGTGAATCTACCAATGAAGATGCTAGTAAAACTGCCCATGAGGCCCCCCACCAGAACGAGCAGGAAGTCAACCTGGGGGATGGCCCCCCCAAACAGCCAGGCGGAAGCAACCGCGCTGACATGAAGCAGTGCAAAGGTGGGAAAACTCCCGGGGAGTCGGAGAAGAAGGACGTGGAAGAATCGTTGCAGTCGAAGGTGGAGCAATCGGGGGAGGTGGAACCCACCAAACCGGAGTGTACCAAAGTTGCGCCTGACCAACGCGAGGCGAACCAAACGGGCAAACCCAACACCAAGGGCGGTAGGAACACTCCCGCGGAGGAAACCACCCCCGATGGAAAGGATCGCCAAAGCGTGGGTGCGAGCATACAGGCGAGGATCAAAACGAGCATCACCCGCTCCGAGACGTTCGAAGGAGAAAGCGACTACGAAGAGAGCGACATCGACAAGCACCTAAACCACGGGGTCCCCACGAGAGGACCCGAAGTGAAGTCCGTGCTGTTGAGAGATTTAATCACAACGTACATCATGACAGGTAATAACAATGCGAGGATACAATTATATTTCCAGATGTTCGCCAGatgcttaaaaataaatgagttattaattttaagaatAGAAGAAAATTTGGCGGCAGATTTAATAAGTGCTTTACAGGCATCTACAAATGAGACTTCCAAACGGAAGAACATAaggagaataaaaatagcagCTGCTGCGCTAGGTGGGGGAGCGTTGATAGCCTTCACCGCAGGGTTAGCTGCTCCTGGCATTATAGCAGGGTTGACTGCCCTAGGTGCTGGGGGAAGTAGCCTTACAGCCTTCCTAGCATCAGCTAGCGGTTTGGCCTTTATCGTGTCCTTGTTCGGTGCAGGAGGAGCTGGGTTGACAGGGTACAAATACAGCAGGAGAATAGCAAACATAAGAACCTTCGAATTTATAATGCTAAATGGAAGTCTCTCAAAATCGCTAAGTGTATGCGTATGTGTTAGTGGGGAAATACAAACAGATGAAGATATAACCAACCCATGGATTGACGTGTTCCCCAATTGTTACTGTGATTTGTATGccttaaaatgggaaaaccaTTTGCTAAAAACATTGGGTTCTTTGATCGAGACTATGTTGTCCCAAGAATTTGCAATAACGGCTAGTCGCATATGGTTGCAGTACACCATAGCTAGTACGCTCAGTGCCGCCTTGACGTGGCCACTGGCGCTAATTAAATATGCCTCAAGCCTGGATAACGTTTATTTGCTCATACGGGAGAGAGCGCAACAGGCAGGAAGAATACTAGCAGATGCTCTAAGTGATAAAAATACTGTTGGCCAGAGACCGGTTATCCTCATCGGGTACTCTGTTGGAGCTCGGGTCATTTTTTACTGCCTAAAATATTTGCACGCAAAAAAACTCTACAACATAGTTAGCAATGCTATATTTATAGGCCTCCCTGCAACTACCAGCACCAGGGTGTGGGAGAAAATTAGGATGGTGGTGACCAACCGAGTGATTAATGTGTATTCGAAGAATGACTGGCTGCTGGGGTTCCTCTACAGATACATGGAGTGGAAGCTAAGCGTCGCGGGGCTGATTGCGGTGAATGTGCCCAACGTGGAGAACTACGACGCCAGTGGGATTATTCACAGCCACTTGGATTATAAGAGGAAGCTCAAGGACATCTTTAATTTGATCAACTTCGACATGTGA
- a CDS encoding phosphoesterase, putative (encoded by transcript PVX_084335A) translates to MKMPHLRFFFWSCWTILAKLCSAIEETSFSNLKWEHDLFSIGDLHGDMDAFLKILLNEKMIDKNYNVIRENVLIVITGDVLDPSYDDINILFFIEEYNEKGKALNSKILMVLGNHEVKNMCLEFNKVKKNVEKYQNRNDMFPKNEVIYNILVNKPFVLRVNEMVFSHAGVLPFYASYGIDYINKEGKNEIENNCKLLFNKRKRKEEFCIACDYGPTLNRYFSFVNDGVFKKWMVCSTLNKSLNLLSSRRMIVGHTVQKNKKINSFCDDKLLLTDTGISKWKNGVVSYVQYFKDGTFDVRYL, encoded by the coding sequence ATGAAGATGCCACACCTgagatttttcttttggagCTGTTGGaccattttggcaaaattgTGTAGCGCAATTGAGGAAACaagtttttcaaatttaaagTGGGAACATGACTTATTCAGCATAGGTGATCTGCACGGAGATATGGatgcgtttttaaaaattttactaaatgaaaaaatgatcgataaaaattataatgtgATACGAGAAAATGTGTTGATAGTCATAACCGGTGACGTTTTGGACCCCTCTTATGATGACatcaatatattattttttatcgaGGAATATaacgaaaaggggaaagcgcTGAAttcgaaaattttaatggTTTTGGGAAATCATGAAGTTAAAAACATGTGTTTAGAATTCaataaggtgaaaaagaaCGTAGAGAAGTACCAAAACAGAAATGACATGTTCCCGAAAAATGAAGTGATCTACAACATTTTAGTGAACAAACCATTTGTTCTGAGGGTAAACGAAATGGTATTTTCACACGCAGGGGTGTTGCCATTTTATGCCTCTTACGGTattgattatataaataaggaggggaagaacgaaatagaaaataattgCAAACTCTTGTTcaacaaaagaaaaagaaaagaggaGTTTTGCATAGCCTGTGATTATGGGCCTACATTAAATCggtatttctcttttgtGAACGAtggcgtttttaaaaagtggaTGGTTTGTTCCACTTTAAACAAATCGTTAAATTTGTTAAGTTCGCGCAGAATGATAGTTGGGCACACTGTtcagaagaacaaaaagatCAACAGCTTTTGTGATGATAAATTGTTGCTAACCGATACGGGCATAAGTAAATGGAAGAATGGGGTGGTGTCTTATGTGCAGTATTTTAAGGACGGCACGTTTGATGTGCGCTATTTGTGA
- a CDS encoding hypothetical protein (encoded by transcript PVX_084340A), protein MEKLDIPPHEMYEDMQQAFREQDKYDFLAISDGSVINSYMKKNVVDWNNRYSYNQLKNKDSLIMFLVDIFRSLFLSNCIDKNIDNVLSSIEEMFTDHYYNPMHSRLKYLIDDVGIFFTKLPITKAFHTYNKKYRITKRLYAPPTFNEVRHILNLAQILSLEDGLDLLTFDADETLYPDGYDFHDEVLASYISSLLKKMNIAIVTAASYSNDAEKYQKRLENLLRYFSKHNIEDGSYENFYVMGGESNYLFKCNEDANLYSVPEEEWYHYKKYVNKETVEQILDISQKCLQQVITDFKLCAQIQRKEKSIGLVPNKIPSANNQKEQKNYMIKYEVLEEAVIRVKKEIVKNKITAPYCAFNGGQDLWVDIGNKAEGLIILQKLLKIEKKKCCHIGDQFLHSGNDFPTRFCSLTLWISNPQETKACLKSIMNLNMKSFIPEVLYENE, encoded by the exons atggagaagttAGACATCCCTCCGCATGAAATGTATGAAGATATGCAGCAGGCCTTTCGGGAGCAAGACAAGTACGACTTTTTGGCCATATCGGATGGgagcg TGATAAACTCGTACATGAAAAAGAACGTCGTCGACTGGAACAACCGCTACAGCTACAACCAGCTGAAGAACAAAGACAGCCTGATCATGTTCCTGGTGGACATTTTTAggtccctttttctttccaacTGTATTGACAAAAACATCGACAATGTCCTCTCCAGCATAGAGGAGATGTTCACGGACCACTACTACAACCCCATGCACAGCCGTCTGAAGTATTTGATAGACGACGTGG GAATATTCTTCACGAAGCTGCCAATAACGAAAGCCTTCCACACATACAACAAGAAGTATAGAATAACGAAACGGCTGTACGCCCCCCCAACGTTCAACGAAGTTCGGCACATCCTCAACTTGGCGCAG ATCCTGTCGCTGGAGGACGGACTCGACTTGCTCACCTTCGATGCAGACGAAACGCTCTACCCAGATGGATACGATTTCCACGACGAAgttttggctagctacaTCTCCAGCttgctcaaaaaaatgaacatagcGATAGTTACCGCCGCCT CTTACAGCAACGATGCGGAGAAGTACCAAAAGCGGCTGGAGAATTTGCTGAGGTACTTCTCCAAGCACAACATCGAAGACGGCTCGTACGAGAATTTCTACGTCATGGGCGGTGAGAGTAATTACTTGTTTAA GTGCAACGAAGACGCTAACCTTTACTCCGTTCCAGAAGAGGAGTGGTaccattataaaaaatatgtgaacaAAGAAACCGTTGAGCAAATACTAGACATTTCTCAAAAATGCTTACAGCAAGTAATTACGGACTTCAAATTATGTGCGCAAATCCAGAGGAAGGAAAAGTCCATCGGGCTAGTCCCGAATAAGATCCCCTCGGCGAACAACCAAAAGG agcaaaaaaattacatgatCAAGTACGAAGTCTTGGAGGAGGCGGTGATCCGcgtgaagaaggaaatcGTGAAGAACA AAATAACGGCGCCTTACTGCGCCTTCAATGGGGGGCAAGACCTTTGGGTAGACATTGGGAACAAGGCAGAAGGGTTAATCATTTTACAGAAATTGctcaaaatagaaaaaaaaaaatgttgtcACATTGGAGATCAGTTCTTACACTCGGGAAACGACTTCCCCACGAG GTTTTGTAGCTTAACCTTGTGGATTAGCAACCCGCAGGAAACCAAAGCCTGCTTAAAGAGTATTATGAACCTAAACATGAAGTCCTTTATCCCAGAAGTGTTATACGAAAATGAGTAG
- a CDS encoding eukaryotic translation initiation factor 3 subunit 8, putative (encoded by transcript PVX_084345A) has protein sequence MQSKFWAKGADDDSGDNVTESSDNEVDDKKPLVSAQAERWAAIDSSSSEEEERVIKSYEGKRIDFYKNIGNSLNESMGSSDFNQLLKDYESVYKFMVKESSERIPNFAIVYLDKLTKYVETTFQNNVEKKVLSKNKAQTLNKLKAKIRKCSEFYQNKLNLYHENPEEFKAAMQDEEEDEEEEEEEDDEEEEEADEEEADEGDEADEEEGGKKKEKTPGEEDSDDWSNSEEEGYVSDDADDKTKSAMSKWGLKTSEKVEKKKAVKTKKVKKEGTKKEEKATHVDENQSAKNKAYAELLSTKNLSEEVIRNRVKFVIEKRGRKGLDKHEHINILSKLCELAKTISTQSYIEVLEQMINLEFDVVSSVYTYMSFNIWNKAFKYIELILDLLIQNENFYLVSINITEEITEEVINEKEKISRSCKTLISFLAKLDDELLKALLYIDAQTEEYRRRLGKTVHMIGLLYKGYNYVKFAKKMPDLAIFISTRILEHMYYKPEALFMQIWNFVTSGKDGSTPLVDAVGGSSPSGSGAANQSDHTNQNGDAKTDQDLQTNGDCDKQPSGGAPNGAEKEPAKGDDHISPKQIVEKYVYEIFEHGTKQQKVKALLQLSFHRSLHDEFLEAKELLNVANVHELALSSDMQTQILYNRNLIQLGLCAFRHGKIFEAHCCLGEICSQNKHRELIAQGVSNLKNQEKTLEQERAEKRRLLSFHMHISIELIECVNNICAMLLEVPNLARHTYESKKDIISRQFRRFLDIYDKQIFNSPPENNKEIILLATKYLQKGNWKLCCEKIFSLSIWSKFNEREKVQNILQEKIKQEAMRTYIFRYISIYDSFSVEQLCIMFDLNQNVVHSILSKMMINHEIPACWNESSSHILINKVNPTALQTVAIKLAENINEIMEQNELTLNMRNPKFMFMQERRTQMKDEKSNWSHKKGEGKYGKGYHQHKNVHYKKNYKEKGMPKGFA, from the exons atgcaatccAAGTTTTGGGCCAAGGGCGCGGACGACGACAGTGGTGACAACGTTACTGAATCTTCCGACAATGAAGTTGAT gacaAGAAGCCCCTGGTGTCGGCGCAGGCGGAGCGCTGGGCAGCCATTGACAGCAGCAGctcggaggaggaagaaagagTGATCAAGAGCTACGAAGGGAAGAGAATAGATTTCTACAAAAATATTGGTAATAGCCTAAATGAGAGCATGGGGAGCAGCGATTTCAACCAGCTGCTGAAGGATTACGAGAGCGTGTACAAGTTTATGGTGAAGGAGAGTTCCGAGCGAATTCCAAACTTTGCCATTGTGTATTTGGATAAGCTTACAAAATATGTGGAGACaacttttcaaaataatgtAGAGAAGAAGGTCCTCAGTAAAAACAAAGCGCAGACGCTGAACAAGTTAAAGGCAAAGATAAGAAAATGCAGCGAGTTTTACCAAAATAAGCTAAATTTATACCACGAAAATCCGGAGGAATTTAAGGCAGCCATGcaggatgaggaggaagatgaagaggaggaagaagaagaggacgacgaagaggaagaagaggctgacgaagaagaagcggaCGAAGGGGATGAAgcagatgaagaggaggggggaaagaaaaaggaaaagaccCCCGGAGAAGAGGACAGCGATGATTGGTCAAAcagtgaagaagaaggataCGTATCGGATGACGCAGATGATAAAACCAAAAGTGCTATGAGCAAATGGGGACTAAAAACAAGTGaaaaagtggagaaaaaaaaagccgtaaaaacgaagaaggtgaaaaaggaaggaaccaaaaaggaagaaaaggcaaCACATGTAGACGAAAACCAGTCTGccaaaaataaagcatatGCAGAATTGTTAAGCACGAAAAATCTCTCAGAAGAGGTCATACGAAATAGAGTCAAATTTGTGATTGaaaagaggggaagaaaaggattAGATAAACATGAACATATTAACATATTGTCCAAATTGTgcgagctagccaaaacgATAAGCACACAGTCCTACATAGAAGTGCTGGAGCAGATGATTAACCTCGAGTTTGACGTCGTCTCGAGCGTGTACACCTATATGTCCTTTAACATTTGGAACAAGGCATTTAAGTACATAGAACTTATTTTAGATTTGCTCATTCAGAATGAAAATTTCTACCTTGTCTCCATTAACATTACGGAAGAAATTACGGAAGAGGTGATAAACGAGAAGGAGAAGATTTCCCGGTCGTGCAAAACGCTCATTTCGTTTTTGGCCAAATTGGATGATGAGTTGCTGAAGGCGCTGCTCTATATAGACGCCCAGACGGAGGAATACAGACGCAGATTGGGCAAAACCGTCCACATGATTGGCTTGCTCTACAAGGGGTACAATTACGTCAAGTTTGCGAAAAAGATGCCCGACCTGGCCATTTTCATTTCGACGAGGATTCTCGAGCATATGTATTACAAACCGGAGGCGCTGTTCATGCAGATATGGAACTTCGTCACGAGTGGGAAGGACGGCAGCACGCCGCTGGTGGACgcggtggggggaagcagtcCAAGTGGAAGCGGCGCCGCCAACCAAAGTGACCATACCAACCAAAATGGAGACGCGAAGACAGACCAAGACTTACAAACGAATGGCGACTGCGATAAGCAGCCCAGCGGGGGTGCCCCAAACGGAGCAGAGAAAGAGCCCGCCAAGGGGGACGACCACATCTCGCCAAAGCAGATCGTCGAAAAATACGTATACGAAATATTCGAGCATGGGACGAAGCAGCAGAAGGTTAAAGCGCTGCTGCAGCTGTCCTTCCACAGAAGCCTGCACGACGAATTTCTGGAGGCAAAGGAATTGCTAAATGTTGCCAATGTACATGAGCTGGCCCTAAGTTCAGATATGCAAACGCAGATTCTGTATAACCGAAATTTAATTCAGTTAGGGTTATGTGCCTTTAGACATGGGAAAATATTTGAGGCCCACTGCTGCTTAGGGGAAATCTGCTCCCAAAATAAGCACCGAGAGTTAATCGCCCAGGGAGTCTCTAACCTAAAGAATCAGGAGAAAACGCTAGAACAGGAAAGAGCCGAAAAGAGAAGACTGCTCTCCTTCCATATGCACATTTCAATTGAGCTAATAGAGTGTGTAAATAACATCTGCGCAATGCTGTTGGAAGTGCCCAATTTGGCTAGACACACATATGAGTCCAAAAAGGATATCATCTCCAGGCAGTTCAGACGGTTCCTAGATATCTATGACAAGCAGATATTTAATAGCCCCCCAGAAAAcaataaagaaattattttgctaGCCAcgaaatatttgcaaaaaggaaattggAAGCTCTGTTGTGAAAAGATATTTAGCCTCTCCATATGGTCTAAATTTAATGAGAGGGAAAAGGTACAGAACATCTTGCAGGAGAAAATTAAACAGGAGGCCATGCGGACTTACATTTTTAGATACATCTCCATTTATGACTCTTTCTCTGTGGAGCAACTGTGCATCATGTTTGACTTGAATCAAAATGTGGTGCATTCCATTTTGAGCAAGATGATGATTAACCATGAGATTCCTGCGTGCTGGAATGAAAGCAGCAGCCACATCCTCATCAACAAGGTGAACCCCACGGCCCTCCAGACCGTGGCCATCAAGTTGGCGGAAAACATCAACGAGATTATGGAGCAGAACGAGCTCACCCTCAACATGCGCAACCCCAA gttCATGTTCATGCAGGAGAGACGCACCCAGATGAAGGACGAGAAGTCCAACTGGTCCCACAAAAAGGGCGAAGGCAAGTACGGAAAGGGGTACCACCagcacaaaaatgtgcactaCAAGAAGAACTACAAGGAAAAAGGCATGCCCAAAGGATTCGCGTAA